From Marinomonas maritima:
CGCCGAACGTATAGCGGCGTTGTCACCGGGGGCGACCGAACTGATTTATGCGGCCGGTGCTGGTGAAAATGTGGTTGCTGTGGTGTCTTATAGTGATTACCCAGAAGCCGCTAAAAGTGTGACGTCGGTAGGCAGTCATACACGTTTAGATTTAGAGCGTTTGATCAGTTTGCAACCTGATTTGATTTTGGCGTGGGGAACGGGCAATCCAACGGAGCAGATCGACACGCTGGCGCGCTTGGGCTTGCCAGTCTATTACGTAGAGCCCTATGAGTTCGAAGACATTGCCCGCAATATCGAAAACATGGGCAAGCTCGCGGGCACCGGATTGCAAGCGGACGCCGAGGCATTGCGTTTTCGTACCGGCATTGATGCATTGCGCGAGCGCTATCAACATGCCTCGCCTGTGAGAACCTTTTATCAAGTATGGGAAGAGCCGCTTATGTCGATGAATGGCAGCCATTACATCAGCAAAGTGGTCAGCTTATGTGGCGGTATTAATGTGTTTGCGGATTCGCCTCGTTTGATTCCTCGACTGAGTCAAGAAGCGGTTTTACTGAAAAATCCAGAAGCCATTATTGCTGGTGGAATGGGTGAGCGTAATGCCCAATGGTTGGAAAATTGGCGCGTGTTTCCAGACTTGTTAGCCACGCAAAAAGGCAATCTGTTCTTTGTGCCGCCTTCGCTGATCCAGCGCCCAACACCGCGCTTATTAGAAGGCGCGCAAATCCTTTGCCAAACATTGGATGTGGTTCGTGCCCGACGTTAAACCGCGTTATCCAACCCATCGCCGCGCCATGCTATGGCCGTTGGTGATATTAGCCAGTGTGTCTTTGCTGAGTGTCGTGTTTTCGATCACCCAAGGCAGTGTTGGTTTGTCGCCCTATGCGGTTTGGCAAGCGTTACTCGGGCAAGGTTCTAGCCTAAATCAAACCTTGGTACTGGAACTGCGTTTGCCTAGAGTGATGGCGGCATTCGCAACGGGCGGGTTGTTAGCGGTGGCGGGTGCATTAATGCAAATCTTACTTAGGAATCCGCTGGCGGATCCTTATGTACTTGGGATTTCTGGTGGCGCTTCGGTGGCGGCACTGACGGCGATTTTACTTGGGATCAGCAGTATTTTGATGTCAGGTATGGCGTTTATCGGCGCGGTATTATCGACGTTGTTGGTGTTTGGACTTTCTACACGTTTAGGCAACATGGCGACCATGCGTTTGTTACTAACGGGCGTAGTGATTGCCGCTGGCTGGGGCGCATTGATTACCTTGATGTTGGCGCTTGCGCCGCCCCATAAAATCCCCGGCATGTTGTATTGGTTGATGGGCGATTTATCCTATGCCAGCACACCGTGGCTTGCTTGGATTGTGCTGGTGCCAACCTGTTTGATCTTAATGCCGCTAGGACGCAGCCTTAATGTCTTGGCTCGAGGGCCTTTGCAAGCGGCGTCACTGGGCGTCAATGTAAAAAGCTTAGAGCGCCTTGTGTTTTTACTCGCTAGTTTGCTCACCGCGATTGCCGTGACAACGGCAGGCAGTGTTGGTTTTGTTGGACTGGTCATCCCGCACATGCTGCGCATGGTATTGGGCAATGATCAGCGATTGATTTTACCCGCGAGTGCGTTGGCAGGGGGTTGTCTTGTCACCTTAGCTGATACATTAGCGCGTACTGCGATTGCCCCAGAACAACTTCCTGTGGGTGTCATTACGGCGTTACTGGGTGTGCCAACCTTCCTGTATCTACTGCAAAGAGGGCGTTTATGACCGAGTTGACGTTAACCCACCTGTTGGCCGATATTCCCAACCATCCTGATCAGCCAGACCATGCGCTCTCCCTAACGTTTCAAGCGGGTCAAATGTGGGGCATTTTAGGGCCAAACGGCGTGGGGAAAACCACCTTGTTGCACACCTTAGCCGCGTTGAAAGCCCCTGCATTAGGAAGCATTGAATTAAACGGACACCCGATGACAGCCTTGCATCGTTTAACGCTCGCGCAGCAAATTGGCATCATGTTTCAAGAACATCAAGATGGTTTTCCTGCCACCGTTTTGGAAACCGTCTTGTTAGGACGTTTTCCTCATTTATCCCCTTGGGAAATGGAAGGTGAAGGAGATTTGGTCATCGCGCTTGCGGCATTAGATCGTTTGGATCTGACTCCTTTTCGTGATCGAGCTTTGAACAGCTTATCCGGTGGCGAACGACAACGAGCGGCATTGGCCACTTTAATGGTGCAAACGCCTGATGTCTGGCTGGTGGATGAACCGACTAATCATCTGGATTTACGTTATCAAGTGGCCGTGATGGGGTTACTTGCGGAGCAGGCGAGTATCGATAAGGTTGTCGTGATGTCATTGCATGATGTGAATGTCGCTGCTCAGTGGTGCAGCCATGTATTGCTCTTGTACCCAGATCGTCCGCCGATTTGGGGCGCTGCTGCCAGCCTCTTAACACAACACAATTTAGAGCCACTTTACCGCCAAAAACTCGCCATGACAGAACTAAACGGCAAGCCCCTGTTTGTGCCAGTGGCCTGATTTACTCAAGTCTCTTGTCAGTTACGATTCATTGAGTGGTCGAACTTGTTGTAGCAAGTTACTACAACTGATGCATTGTTAATCAAGAATAGGTGTTAGATAGTCAGGACCAAGTTGCTGCATTTGCTGTTCAACCCAGATCACTCTTTGACGAAGGTAAAAGGTTAAATCGTTAGGGCTTCGAGTGCGTGGACTTGGCAGCATGATGGCCAGTCGCGCTGCTTGGTTTATGGTGAGTTTACTGGCTGATCGCCCAAAATAATGTTGGCTCGCGGCTTCGACACCGTAAATGCCTTTACCAAATTCCGCTATGTTTACATACACTTCTAAGATCCGCTTTTTACCCCAAAGTGTTTCAAGGCTCAGAGCCAACCCTGCTTCCAGCCCTTTACGAATAAAGCTTCGACCAGACCAGAGAAAGAGGTTTTTTGCGGTTTGTTGCGTAATGGTACTGGCACCACGAAGACCATCACCATCGTCGTATTGGCTTAGCGCCTTACTGATGGCGGCAAAATCAACACCGTAGTGATTAGGAAAACGCTGATCTTCTGAGGCAACAAACGCCAGTGGTACATGAGAAGGGAGTTTATCAATACTGATCCAATCTTGAGTCACCGGATAAGGGCTTTGCAGCATAAACGCCGTTGTCGGTGGCGGAATAAAGCGAAACACCAACAGAACAAGAATCAACAATAACAATGCACGCCAAATGACGGTCCACATTTTTCTGAAAAGACTGTGTTTACGCTGTGCCATTTAGAATCTCTTATTGGTTTTCGTGAGTTTTTTAGCCCACAAGATGTAAGAGTATAAACAATAAAGAGTCTAATTCTTTAATAAATCTTTAGTTTTGAGTGCGCAGATTCTAGAGTTCGATTCTTGTCGCATTCGCTCGTCAAAATTGCAGTATCAGTAATACCTGACCAGCTTGCATCATCGCAACAAGGACATCTTTAAATGGCCGACTTTGACTCTAGGCAAGTATTACTTTTTTATGCGCATTAAAGTGTGGTTTTTATCTTTTTTATGCGCATAAAAATGTTATTGTTTGTTGGTCATTCAATCATAGTCTCTGGAGATAGGTAACAATGAAGCGCACGTTACTCGATCAACTTATCCATTGGAAAAACCAAGCAACGAGAAAACCGATACTCATTGATGGTGCAAGACAAACCGGCAAGACCTTTCTATTGCAAGAGCTTTTTGGAAAGACTTTCCCCAACAGCGTGCGAATTGATTTTTTGGAAACGCCAAATCTAAAAGACGCTTTTGATGGCTCGCTACACCCAGATGACATTCTTACGAATATAGAGTTGATCACAGGCCAAGCCTTTGACCCAGAGACAGATCTGCTTATTTTAGATGAAATAGGCGAATGCGAATCTGCCGTCACAGCGCTTAAATATTTCGCCGAAAAAGCGCCTACTTATTACATCGCTGCCAGTGGCTCTAATATTGGATTACTAAATACCTTCCCTGTGGGAAAAGTAGAGCAACATAATTTACGCCCTCTTAGTTTTTTAGAGTTTTTACACGCTACCGAAGAGAAAGCGTTAATTAAGGCCTTTGAGGCGCAAACTAACTCCGCAGCCGCTCATGCAAAGCTTTTCGACAAATTGACTGATTACTACTTCACCGGTGGCATGCCAGAAGCCGTAGCGACGTGGTTCTCCAATAAAAACGACAGTATTTTAACGCGCATTGAAAAAGTGTCGAAAGTACAAGAAGACTTAATAGAAGGCTATCGACGAGACTTTGGTAAATACTCAGGAAAGGTGAATGCACAGCTCATAGCGTCTGTTTTTAATAGTATTCCCTCTCAATTATCCGCTGTGATGGACGAATCGGTTAAGCGTTTTAAATTTAAGGGGGTAGTAGAGCGTAAATCACGTTATAGCGACTTTGAAAGTGCTATACATTGGCTGACTCGTTGCCGCCTTGCATTGACTTGTTATCCAATAGAAGGTCTTCCAAGGTCGCCACTCGCCGCTTATAAGAAAGACAACTTAGTAAAGCTCTTTCTATTCGATGTTGGCTTGCTTAACCACATGCTCGGCACCCACTACAAAGAACTCAAACAACAAAACTACGAATACAAAGGCTATATTGCAGAAAACTTCGTCCAGCAAGAACTCACTACACTCGGAATAGACCCAAGTTATTCATGGAATGATGCTCGTGCGGAAATCGAATTTTTATTAACAAATGAAGACGGGGAAATCATTCCCGTAGAAGTGAAAAGTGGAAAACGTACTCGAGCCAAATCGCTCCAATCCTACATAACAAAATGTCAGCCACATAAAACGTTCAAACTCACAGGAACACAAGGCTCATCCGAACTAGAGCAAAGCAACATCGTCATGCCGCTTTATTATGTGATGTATTTGACTCAGAAATGGTAGCGCGGCGGGTTTAAAAAAGAGGCTGCGAGGCTAACGAGTAGGCGCCAAGCCATAGAGGTTAATTTTCATCTGCCCCTAATTCTGTGCAATTACTTACTTTTTAAGCTATAACTAATTAATACGCTTAGTGTTTTAAAAGAATGAATGAAGCAAAATCTTACGTTCAAACACAACGATATACAGTCTTGCTACGATACCGCCTTCAACTCTACAGCATCACTGAATGGGATGAATAGGCGTCGTAAGTAAACCGCCCCCAATAACGCAATCTTGTTACTGTGTCGGTAAAACTCAATATAATAGCGACTAACAAACACCATAAACCTCCACAAAACGTCTGGTCAGTTAGTCTATGATGGGACATTACTATGTATGAGCTTATTCAATTGGCTGGCGCCATCACCCTACTACTCTGGGGAATTCGTATGGTGCGCACAGGATTCGAACGCGCCTACGGAAAAAGTTTAGAAAATGCTATTCGTCTAATGACACGTCGCCGCTTACAGGCTGCGGCTTTAGGTGGTATCGCCGCTGCCGCATTGCAGTCCGGCACCGCGGTTGTCCTTTTGGCAGCAAGCTTTGTTGCCACCAGCGCATTAGGACTGATTCCTGCTTTAGCTTTGGTGGTCGGCGCTGAGATAGGCTCAAGCCTCATGGCAATGTTGCTCAGTTTCGATCTTTCTGCGCTGTCTCCGTTGCTGTTACTCATTGGCTACATCAGCTTTCAAAAATCCTCAAAACGAAAACATAAATACTGGGGACGCATTTTCCTTGGCCTTGGCCTGTTACTCCTTGCCTTATCCCTTATTGCCAGAAGCACTGCCGATATGCGCTC
This genomic window contains:
- a CDS encoding cobalamin-binding protein, which translates into the protein MANVTRILLSISALCLSGWAFVPAAFAESVCVIDDRGLNVCLDHPAERIAALSPGATELIYAAGAGENVVAVVSYSDYPEAAKSVTSVGSHTRLDLERLISLQPDLILAWGTGNPTEQIDTLARLGLPVYYVEPYEFEDIARNIENMGKLAGTGLQADAEALRFRTGIDALRERYQHASPVRTFYQVWEEPLMSMNGSHYISKVVSLCGGINVFADSPRLIPRLSQEAVLLKNPEAIIAGGMGERNAQWLENWRVFPDLLATQKGNLFFVPPSLIQRPTPRLLEGAQILCQTLDVVRARR
- a CDS encoding FecCD family ABC transporter permease, coding for MWFVPDVKPRYPTHRRAMLWPLVILASVSLLSVVFSITQGSVGLSPYAVWQALLGQGSSLNQTLVLELRLPRVMAAFATGGLLAVAGALMQILLRNPLADPYVLGISGGASVAALTAILLGISSILMSGMAFIGAVLSTLLVFGLSTRLGNMATMRLLLTGVVIAAGWGALITLMLALAPPHKIPGMLYWLMGDLSYASTPWLAWIVLVPTCLILMPLGRSLNVLARGPLQAASLGVNVKSLERLVFLLASLLTAIAVTTAGSVGFVGLVIPHMLRMVLGNDQRLILPASALAGGCLVTLADTLARTAIAPEQLPVGVITALLGVPTFLYLLQRGRL
- a CDS encoding ABC transporter ATP-binding protein translates to MTELTLTHLLADIPNHPDQPDHALSLTFQAGQMWGILGPNGVGKTTLLHTLAALKAPALGSIELNGHPMTALHRLTLAQQIGIMFQEHQDGFPATVLETVLLGRFPHLSPWEMEGEGDLVIALAALDRLDLTPFRDRALNSLSGGERQRAALATLMVQTPDVWLVDEPTNHLDLRYQVAVMGLLAEQASIDKVVVMSLHDVNVAAQWCSHVLLLYPDRPPIWGAAASLLTQHNLEPLYRQKLAMTELNGKPLFVPVA
- the mtgA gene encoding monofunctional biosynthetic peptidoglycan transglycosylase, encoding MAQRKHSLFRKMWTVIWRALLLLILVLLVFRFIPPPTTAFMLQSPYPVTQDWISIDKLPSHVPLAFVASEDQRFPNHYGVDFAAISKALSQYDDGDGLRGASTITQQTAKNLFLWSGRSFIRKGLEAGLALSLETLWGKKRILEVYVNIAEFGKGIYGVEAASQHYFGRSASKLTINQAARLAIMLPSPRTRSPNDLTFYLRQRVIWVEQQMQQLGPDYLTPILD
- a CDS encoding ATP-binding protein, whose protein sequence is MKRTLLDQLIHWKNQATRKPILIDGARQTGKTFLLQELFGKTFPNSVRIDFLETPNLKDAFDGSLHPDDILTNIELITGQAFDPETDLLILDEIGECESAVTALKYFAEKAPTYYIAASGSNIGLLNTFPVGKVEQHNLRPLSFLEFLHATEEKALIKAFEAQTNSAAAHAKLFDKLTDYYFTGGMPEAVATWFSNKNDSILTRIEKVSKVQEDLIEGYRRDFGKYSGKVNAQLIASVFNSIPSQLSAVMDESVKRFKFKGVVERKSRYSDFESAIHWLTRCRLALTCYPIEGLPRSPLAAYKKDNLVKLFLFDVGLLNHMLGTHYKELKQQNYEYKGYIAENFVQQELTTLGIDPSYSWNDARAEIEFLLTNEDGEIIPVEVKSGKRTRAKSLQSYITKCQPHKTFKLTGTQGSSELEQSNIVMPLYYVMYLTQKW
- a CDS encoding Na/Pi symporter — its product is MYELIQLAGAITLLLWGIRMVRTGFERAYGKSLENAIRLMTRRRLQAAALGGIAAAALQSGTAVVLLAASFVATSALGLIPALALVVGAEIGSSLMAMLLSFDLSALSPLLLLIGYISFQKSSKRKHKYWGRIFLGLGLLLLALSLIARSTADMRSGNGMTYLTSIFEHDTLLTLFLVALFTWLVHSSLAVILIITHLVTDGAISLDMAMIMVIGANIGGALPALSSGWGLSAKGRLVIIGNLVIRSCAVIIGLLIYFFQESGWISLAKFGLDSPMIFHVMINAINGVLFLTMLPFWAGFLKKYV